In the Quercus lobata isolate SW786 chromosome 5, ValleyOak3.0 Primary Assembly, whole genome shotgun sequence genome, one interval contains:
- the LOC115990010 gene encoding receptor-like protein 15, whose protein sequence is MEWPSVRSLLWVLVLVAHIHESKGCIEEERMSLLELKAFLKFSTNYIKPLLPSWLNEAKSECCGWERVMCNATTGHVIELYLSNINQGTHVYSDNESNYYPENWFLNGSSLLTFKELRILDLSHNGIGGWLGNEGSKSLSRLGNLETLNLADNSFNKSFIKSLSAIKALKNLNLSWNWQGLKGSFPAQELSALENLENLDLSSNQLNGSITTQGNKEYRCNF, encoded by the exons ATGGAGTGGCCTTCAGTGAGATCTTTGCTATGGGTTTTAGTACTTGTTGCTCACATTCATGAGAGCAAAGGTTGTATTGAGGAAGAGAGGATGAGTCTGCTAGAATTGAAGGCCTTTTTGAAATTCAGTACTAATTATATCAAACCTCTTCTTCCATCGTGGCTTAATGAGGCGAAGAGTGAGTGTTGTGGTTGGGAGCGGGTAATGTGTAACGCCACCACAGGCCACGTGATTGAGCTCTACCTCTCCAATATAAACCAAGGAACTCATGTCTATTCTGATAATGAATCTAATTATTATCCAGAAAATTGGTTCCTAAACGGGTCCTCGTTGCTGACTTTCAAGGAGCTAAGAATTCTTGATCTATCTCATAATGGAATTGGTGGTTGGCTAGGAAATGAAG GTTCAAAAAGCTTGTCAAGATTGGGGAACTTGGAGACATTAAATCTTGCTGACAACAGCTTCAACAAGAGCTTTATCAAATCATTGAGTGCAATCAAAGCCCTTAAGAACTTGAATCTTAGTTGGAATTGGCAGGGACTAAAAGGATCCTTTCCTGCCCAAG AATTATCAGCTTTGGAAAACTTGGAGAACTTGGATTTAAGTTCTAACCAACTTAATGGCTCCATAACAACCCAAGGTAATAAAGAGTACCGTTGCAATTTTTGA